A section of the bacterium genome encodes:
- a CDS encoding DUF503 family protein, which produces MIRVALLEIEIMLPGCRTLKEKRHRLRGLKDRLGSAGGCVVVESGRQDNLQRAQWSVVAAAVDAASVDRLLRSAEDRIEREIDGVVVSSSRQWL; this is translated from the coding sequence GTGATCCGGGTGGCCCTGCTCGAAATCGAGATCATGCTTCCCGGTTGCCGCACCCTCAAGGAGAAGCGCCACCGCCTGCGGGGATTGAAGGATCGGCTCGGAAGCGCCGGAGGCTGCGTCGTGGTCGAAAGCGGCCGCCAGGATAACCTCCAGCGGGCCCAGTGGAGCGTGGTCGCCGCCGCCGTCGACGCCGCTTCCGTCGACCGCTTGCTCCGGTCGGCCGAGGATCGGATCGAGCGGGAGATCGACGGGGTCGTCGTCTCCTCCTCGCGCCAGTGGCTCTAG
- a CDS encoding DUF1015 domain-containing protein has product MVRINPFRGLRPVPEKVERVASPPYDVLSSAEARARARGNPDSFLHVVKPEIDLPEEIDLYDDAVYAKGRENLERLVREGILIRDPEPCYYFYRQTMGAHTQTGLVAGASIEDYENDVIKKHEKTRADKEADRIRHVDTLNANTGPVFLTYRSRPEALALAEEVTAHPALYDFTADDGVRHTFWKTDDPELVARIGAVFKDISCLYVADGHHRSASGTRVGQLRRAADPGHTGDEEYNFFLAVIFPHDQLRIMDYNRVVGDLNGLSAAEFLARTGESFRVEASPGNAPVKPGGPHEFGAYLDGNWYRLRALPKTYAGADPVGALDVSILQDNLLAPVLGIGDPRTDKRIDFVGGIRGTDELRQRVDAGGGVAFSLFPTSVEELMAIADAGRIMPPKSTWFEPKLRSGIVVHPLD; this is encoded by the coding sequence ATGGTGCGGATCAATCCTTTTCGAGGGCTGCGGCCCGTTCCGGAGAAAGTCGAACGCGTGGCTTCTCCTCCCTACGACGTTCTCAGTTCGGCCGAGGCCCGGGCCCGGGCCCGGGGCAATCCGGACAGTTTTCTGCACGTGGTCAAACCGGAGATCGACCTTCCCGAAGAGATCGATCTCTACGACGACGCCGTCTACGCCAAGGGGCGGGAAAACCTGGAGAGGCTGGTCCGTGAGGGGATCCTGATCCGCGACCCCGAACCCTGTTATTATTTCTACCGGCAGACTATGGGCGCCCATACCCAGACCGGTCTGGTGGCCGGGGCCTCGATCGAGGATTACGAGAACGACGTCATCAAGAAACACGAGAAGACCCGGGCCGACAAGGAAGCCGACCGGATCCGGCACGTCGATACCCTCAACGCCAACACCGGCCCGGTGTTTCTGACCTACCGCAGCCGTCCGGAAGCTCTCGCCTTGGCCGAGGAGGTCACCGCGCACCCGGCGCTCTACGATTTCACCGCCGACGACGGCGTCCGCCACACCTTCTGGAAGACCGACGACCCCGAACTCGTCGCCCGCATCGGCGCGGTGTTCAAGGACATCTCCTGCCTCTACGTAGCCGACGGCCACCACCGCAGCGCTTCCGGGACCAGGGTGGGGCAGCTGCGCCGCGCCGCCGACCCGGGCCACACCGGGGACGAGGAGTACAATTTCTTTTTGGCCGTGATCTTCCCCCACGACCAGTTGCGGATCATGGACTACAACCGGGTGGTGGGCGATCTGAACGGCTTGAGCGCCGCCGAATTCCTGGCCCGGACCGGGGAGTCGTTCCGGGTGGAAGCGTCCCCCGGGAACGCCCCGGTCAAGCCGGGCGGACCCCACGAGTTCGGGGCCTACCTGGACGGGAACTGGTACCGGCTGCGGGCGCTTCCGAAAACCTATGCCGGGGCGGACCCGGTGGGAGCGCTCGATGTTTCCATTCTCCAGGACAACCTCCTGGCCCCGGTGCTGGGCATCGGCGATCCCCGCACCGACAAACGGATCGATTTCGTGGGCGGAATCCGGGGGACGGACGAGCTGCGCCAGCGGGTGGACGCCGGCGGCGGGGTGGCGTTCTCCCTGTTTCCCACCTCGGTGGAGGAGTTGATGGCGATCGCGGACGCGGGCCGGATCATGCCCCCCAAAAGCACCTGGTTCGAACCCAAGCTGCGTTCCGGGATCGTCGTTCATCCCCTGGATTGA
- a CDS encoding Hsp20/alpha crystallin family protein yields MQSTNESPFLVPPVGIREEDDRVVIQAELPGVTRENLDLIVEEDDLTIRGVRPAADEKLRTVYSEHPAAEFRRRFVLGNIIDRGRIEASLKDGILEVVLYKTKEETPRRIEVS; encoded by the coding sequence ATGCAGTCGACCAACGAAAGCCCGTTCCTGGTTCCGCCGGTAGGAATCAGGGAAGAGGACGACCGGGTGGTCATTCAGGCCGAGTTGCCGGGGGTTACCCGGGAGAACCTGGACCTGATCGTCGAGGAGGACGACCTGACCATCCGGGGCGTGAGGCCGGCCGCGGACGAGAAACTGCGTACGGTCTACAGCGAACACCCGGCGGCCGAATTCCGCCGGAGGTTCGTCCTGGGAAACATCATCGACCGGGGACGGATCGAAGCCTCCCTGAAGGACGGGATCCTGGAAGTGGTCCTCTACAAGACCAAGGAAGAGACCCCGCGCCGGATCGAGGTGAGCTGA
- a CDS encoding Hsp20/alpha crystallin family protein, with product MALIKWRPARDLDPLDLLTGFRSELDQLVEKTLSPFRGGRTGLFEGAWVPVVDVFEDDDRVVVKADLPGIEKKDIDVSIQGDTLIIKGEKKQEEEVTEKDYHRLERVYGSFQRVIQLPSKVDAQGIKAACRDGVLEISLPKKEEVKARKIEIGE from the coding sequence ATGGCTCTTATTAAATGGAGACCGGCCAGAGATCTAGACCCCCTGGACCTCCTTACCGGGTTCAGGAGCGAACTGGATCAGCTGGTGGAGAAAACCCTTTCTCCTTTCCGGGGAGGCCGCACCGGCCTTTTCGAGGGAGCTTGGGTTCCGGTAGTAGACGTCTTCGAGGACGACGACCGGGTGGTGGTCAAGGCCGATCTTCCCGGGATCGAGAAGAAGGACATCGACGTTTCGATCCAGGGGGATACGCTGATCATCAAGGGGGAGAAGAAACAGGAGGAGGAGGTGACGGAAAAGGATTATCACCGTTTGGAGCGGGTCTACGGTTCGTTCCAGCGGGTGATTCAACTCCCCTCCAAGGTCGACGCCCAGGGGATCAAGGCTGCCTGCCGGGACGGAGTCCTGGAGATCAGCCTCCCCAAAAAAGAGGAAGTGAAGGCCCGCAAGATCGAGATCGGGGAATAA
- a CDS encoding transporter substrate-binding domain-containing protein, whose amino-acid sequence MRRCISFLLTTAVGLGTGCGGGTVSTGDFDRIRDRGTLRILTHSSGDGYLPRDGYPLDRELSLARRFAQNQGLKAETVAVERFSDLIPALQRGEGDLIAANMTVLDSRLRDVDFTVPVGSSHELIVSRAGEPAVAELDDLSGRTIAVQEGTSFMETARYIQTKFPEVTVKTIPGNLSQDEILDRVAAGTDDLTVDDSNVLAAALAYRDDVIAGVRVTNECDLAWAVRKGNPELRKRLDLFLDGAAARREGAPRTREDLPGIKQRNVLRILTVNNAACYFIYRGELLGFEYELAAKFAESLGVEPRMVVAPAYGDLIPWLLEGRGDLIAASMTPTDTRKDRGAAFTVPYDRVREMLVARPGENVPKTARDLAGKTITVRKDSSYRRTLEKIRAAGVDLRIADAPADLQTEELIAGVADGTYDYTAADSNILDIELAWGVPVIGAFPLTPEEVPHCWAVRKTSPELLEAADAFLSSTYRSAFYNIAYRKYFRDPRGAGNGNGPREVADGAISPYDALARKYGERYSIPWLLIVAQMYQESRFRPDAVSWAGARGLLQVMPATARELKLSPLDDPETGTHAGVKYLSLMRDRLQDKTADPGNRLWFSLAAYNAGVGHVFDAIRLARQQGWKPDLWFENVERAMLLLAQPEYAAKARYGYVRGKDVAGYVKKIRDRFRAYEALAGAGP is encoded by the coding sequence ATGCGGCGCTGTATATCGTTTCTACTCACGACCGCGGTCGGCTTGGGGACCGGATGCGGCGGCGGGACGGTCTCGACCGGGGATTTCGACCGGATCCGCGACCGGGGGACGCTGCGCATCCTCACCCATTCCTCCGGGGACGGGTACCTTCCCCGCGACGGGTACCCCCTCGACCGGGAGCTTTCCCTGGCCCGGCGGTTCGCCCAAAACCAGGGCCTGAAGGCGGAGACGGTGGCGGTCGAGCGCTTTTCCGACCTGATCCCGGCGTTGCAGCGCGGGGAGGGGGACCTGATCGCCGCCAACATGACCGTGCTCGATTCCCGGCTGCGGGACGTCGACTTCACCGTTCCCGTGGGTTCGTCTCACGAGCTGATCGTCTCCCGGGCGGGGGAACCGGCGGTCGCCGAGCTCGACGACCTATCGGGCAGGACGATCGCGGTCCAGGAAGGCACGTCCTTCATGGAGACCGCCCGCTATATCCAAACCAAGTTCCCCGAGGTTACGGTCAAAACCATTCCCGGGAACCTATCCCAGGACGAGATTCTCGACCGCGTCGCCGCCGGCACCGACGACTTGACCGTCGACGACAGCAACGTCCTGGCGGCGGCGCTCGCCTACCGCGACGACGTAATCGCCGGGGTCAGAGTCACCAACGAATGCGACCTGGCCTGGGCGGTGCGCAAGGGGAACCCCGAGCTGCGGAAGCGCCTGGACCTGTTCCTCGACGGGGCCGCCGCCCGCCGGGAAGGCGCACCCCGCACCCGGGAAGACCTCCCCGGGATCAAGCAGAGAAACGTCCTGCGGATCCTGACCGTCAACAACGCCGCCTGTTACTTCATCTACCGGGGCGAACTGCTCGGATTCGAGTACGAACTGGCCGCGAAATTCGCCGAAAGCCTGGGGGTGGAACCGCGCATGGTCGTGGCCCCGGCCTACGGCGACCTCATTCCCTGGCTGCTGGAGGGGCGAGGGGACCTGATCGCCGCCAGCATGACCCCCACCGACACCCGGAAAGACCGGGGGGCAGCCTTCACCGTCCCTTACGACCGGGTTCGGGAGATGCTGGTCGCCCGGCCGGGAGAGAACGTGCCGAAGACCGCGCGCGATCTGGCCGGGAAAACGATCACGGTCAGAAAAGACAGCTCCTACCGCCGGACCCTGGAGAAAATCCGCGCCGCCGGCGTCGATCTCCGGATCGCCGACGCCCCCGCCGACCTCCAGACCGAGGAACTCATCGCCGGCGTGGCCGACGGCACCTACGACTACACCGCGGCCGACAGCAACATTCTCGACATCGAACTGGCCTGGGGGGTGCCGGTGATCGGCGCTTTTCCCCTCACCCCCGAAGAGGTCCCCCACTGCTGGGCGGTACGGAAGACCTCCCCCGAACTCCTCGAAGCCGCCGACGCCTTCCTCTCCTCCACGTACCGGAGCGCCTTCTACAATATCGCCTACCGCAAATACTTCCGCGACCCGCGCGGGGCCGGGAACGGGAACGGCCCCCGGGAGGTGGCCGACGGGGCAATCTCCCCCTACGATGCCCTGGCCCGAAAATACGGAGAGCGCTATTCCATCCCCTGGCTTCTGATCGTAGCCCAGATGTACCAGGAGAGCCGCTTCCGTCCCGACGCCGTCTCCTGGGCCGGGGCCAGGGGGCTGCTCCAGGTCATGCCCGCCACCGCCCGGGAGCTGAAACTTTCCCCCCTGGACGACCCGGAGACGGGCACCCACGCCGGAGTCAAGTATCTCTCCCTGATGCGGGACCGGCTCCAGGACAAGACCGCCGACCCCGGAAACCGGCTGTGGTTCTCCCTGGCCGCCTACAACGCCGGCGTCGGCCACGTCTTCGACGCCATCCGCCTGGCCCGGCAGCAGGGATGGAAGCCCGATCTCTGGTTCGAGAACGTGGAGCGGGCCATGCTCCTGCTGGCTCAACCCGAGTACGCCGCGAAGGCCCGGTACGGCTACGTCCGGGGAAAAGACGTGGCCGGGTACGTCAAGAAGATCCGCGACCGTTTCCGCGCCTACGAGGCCCTGGCCGGCGCGGGCCCCTGA